One genomic window of Salvelinus alpinus chromosome 9, SLU_Salpinus.1, whole genome shotgun sequence includes the following:
- the LOC139584702 gene encoding nuclear receptor ROR-alpha A isoform X2 has translation MMYFVISAMKAQIEIIPCKICGDKSSGIHYGVITCEGCKGFFRRSQQSNAAYSCPRQKNCLIDRTSRNRCQHCRLQKCLAVGMSRDAVKFGRMSKKQRDSLYAEVQKHRLQQAQRDHQQQPGEAEPLTPTYGLSANGLTELHDDLSGYMDGHTPDGSKPDSAVSSFYLDIQPSPDQSGLDINGIKPEPICDFAPGSGFFPYCSFTNGETSPTVSMAELEHLAQNISKSHMETCQYLREELQQMTWQAFLQEEMESYQTKPREVMWQLCAIKITEAIQYVVEFAKRIDGFMELCQNDQIVLLKAGSLEVVFVRMCRAFDSQNNTVYFDGKYAGPDVFKSLGCDDLISSVFEFGKNLCSMHLSEDEIALFSAFVLMSADRSWLQEKVKVEKLQQKIQLALQHVLQKNHREDGILTKLICKVSTLRALCSRHTEKLTAFKAIYPDIVRAHFPPLYKELFGSDFEQSMPVDG, from the exons CTCAAATCGAAATAATTCCCTGCAAGATCTGTGGAGACAAATCATCAGGCATCCATTACGGTGTGATAACATGTGAGGGCTGTAAG GGCTTCTTCAGGAGGAGTCAGCAGAGCAATGCGGCTTACTCATGCCCCCGTCAGAAGAACTGCCTGATCGACCGCACCAGCCGCAACCGCTGCCAGCATTGCCGGCTGCAGAAATGTCTGGCAGTGGGCATGTCAAGGGACG cGGTGAAGTTTGGGCGCATGTCGAAGAAGCAGCGGGACAGCCTGTATGCGGAGGTGCAGAAACACCGGCTGCAGCAGGCGCAGCGGGACCACCAGCAGCAGCCCGGCGAGGCCGAGCCGCTCACACCCACCTACGGCCTCTCGGCCAATGGCCTCACAGAGCTCCACGACGACCTCAGTGGCTACATGGATGGCCACACCCCTGACGGCAGCAAGCCCGACTCAGCAGTCAGCAGCTTCTACCTGGACATCCAGCCCTCCCCTGACCAGTCCGGACTGGACATCAACGGCATCAAGCCTGAGCCCATCTGCGACTTCGCCCCCGGCTCAGGCTTCTTCCCCTACTGCTCCTTTACCAACGGAGAGACATCCCCCACTGTGTCCATGGCTGAGCTAG AGCACCTGGCCCAGAACATCTCCAAGTCTCACATGGAGACGTGTCAGTACCTGAGAGAGGAGCTGCAGCAGATGACCTGGCAGGCCTTCCtgcaggaggagatggagagctaCCAGACCAAG CCCCGAGAGGTCATGTGGCAGCTGTGTGCTATCAAAATCACAGAGGCCATCCAGTACGTGGTGGAGTTTGCCAAGCGGATCGACGGCTTCATGGAGCTGTGTCAGAACGATCAGATAGTGCTGCTGAAAGCAG GCTCTTTGGAGGTTGTGTTTGTGAGAATGTGCCGTGCCTTCGACTCTCAAAACAACACAGTCTATTTCGATGGAAAGTATGCTGGGCCTGATGTGTTTAAGTCATTAG GCTGTGACGACTTGATCAGCTCCGTCTTCGAGTTTGGGAAGAACTTGTGTTCTATGCACCTGTCTGAGGATGAGATTGCCCTGTTCTCCGCGTTCGTGTTGATGTCTGCAG ACCGGTCCTGGCTCCAGGAGAAGGTGAAGGTGGAGAAACTCCAGCAGAAGATCCAGCTGGCACTGCAGCATGTCCTGCAGAAGAACCACAGAGAGGACGGCATACTTACCAAG TTGATATGCAAGGTGTCAACACTGCGAGCGCTGTGCAGCAGGCATACCGAGAAGCTGACGGCTTTCAAAGCAATATACCCAGACATTGTGCGTGCCCACTTCCCCCCCTTATATAAGGAGCTCTTTGGATCGGACTTTGAGCAGTCCATGCCCGTTGACGGGTAG